A genome region from Labilibaculum antarcticum includes the following:
- a CDS encoding LytR/AlgR family response regulator transcription factor, producing MKVKCLLVDDEDLALDVMEEYIKRIDYLQLEGRCNSAVEALSVLNNKKIDLLFLDIQMPGLTGIQLLRNISNPPTVIFTTAYSEYALESYDLEALDYLIKPIPFERFIKAVNRYFKLKKHDYQIPEKKEHNSTDQTFIFVKSEKKMVKVFLHEILYIESLRNYVSIYLANEQEIVTLNTISNIEEKLPETNFLRIHRSFIIAIDKIESFTSSIVQIEQKHIPIGRNYKSMVMDVLKQNSIS from the coding sequence ATGAAAGTAAAGTGTTTACTAGTTGATGATGAAGATCTTGCTCTTGATGTAATGGAAGAGTATATCAAAAGAATTGACTATTTGCAATTGGAAGGAAGATGCAATAGCGCAGTTGAGGCTTTATCCGTTTTAAACAACAAGAAAATAGATTTGCTTTTTCTGGACATTCAAATGCCTGGATTAACGGGTATTCAATTGCTCCGGAATATTTCCAATCCTCCAACAGTAATTTTCACCACTGCCTATTCGGAATATGCATTGGAAAGTTACGATTTAGAAGCCTTGGATTATTTAATTAAACCGATTCCATTTGAACGCTTTATTAAAGCTGTAAACAGATATTTCAAGCTCAAAAAACACGATTATCAGATTCCTGAAAAGAAGGAACACAATAGCACCGATCAAACTTTTATTTTTGTAAAATCAGAAAAGAAAATGGTAAAAGTCTTTTTGCATGAAATACTTTACATCGAAAGTCTGAGGAACTATGTAAGCATTTATCTGGCAAATGAGCAAGAAATTGTTACACTGAATACCATTAGTAACATTGAAGAAAAACTGCCGGAGACTAATTTCCTAAGAATCCACCGATCATTTATTATTGCAATAGATAAAATTGAAAGTTTTACGTCAAGCATTGTTCAGATCGAACAAAAGCACATCCCAATAGGCCGAAATTACAAAAGCATGGTAATGGATGTGCTCAAGCAAAACAGCATCAGCTAA
- a CDS encoding alpha-amylase family glycosyl hydrolase gives MKKLGYSIFVALLFLFSACATAEKEVAEKDKPFVWEGANLYFLLTDRFCNGTTDNDVNFERELPTGKLRGFEGGDIKGITQKIKEGYFTDLGINAIWFTPVTEQIHGSVDEGTGNTYGFHGYWAKDWTALDPNFGSMEDLAELVETAHANGIRIVMDAVINHTGPATETDPAWEKEWVRTGPTCTYQNFETTTECTLTDNLPDLKTESTQEVTIPASLAEKWKNEGRYDQEMKELDEFFARTGYPRTPKYHMIKWLCDYIIQFGIDGYRSDTVKHTEESVWADFRVECEYAFQLWKKNNPEKVLDNNEFYSVAEVYGYSISNKFAYDFGDKQVNYYANGFTDLINFEFKYNALSSYEELFSKYSEILNGDLKGYGVLNYLTSHDDGSPFDPKRERSIESANKLLLCPGTSQVYYGDETARSLIIEGTVGDATLRSFMNWGKIETDKHTQAVLAHWQKLGKFRRDHPAVGAGMHKMISESPYVFSRTYSNAELQDQVFIGLDLPKGEKELVIADLEDGTKLRDAYSGKKTKVENGKVSIDTEYDILLLELL, from the coding sequence ATGAAGAAATTAGGATATAGCATATTTGTAGCGCTACTGTTTTTGTTTTCGGCATGCGCAACAGCAGAAAAGGAAGTGGCAGAAAAAGATAAGCCATTTGTGTGGGAGGGAGCTAACTTGTACTTTTTATTGACAGATCGTTTTTGCAACGGAACTACAGATAATGATGTGAACTTTGAGCGGGAATTGCCAACAGGTAAACTACGAGGTTTTGAAGGTGGTGATATCAAGGGAATTACTCAGAAAATAAAAGAAGGATATTTTACTGATTTAGGAATTAATGCCATTTGGTTTACGCCGGTTACCGAGCAAATTCACGGATCTGTGGATGAAGGAACAGGTAATACTTATGGTTTTCACGGATATTGGGCCAAGGATTGGACTGCTTTAGATCCGAACTTCGGATCAATGGAGGATTTGGCTGAATTGGTAGAGACTGCTCATGCCAATGGAATTCGAATTGTTATGGATGCCGTAATCAACCATACCGGACCAGCGACAGAGACCGATCCTGCCTGGGAAAAAGAGTGGGTGAGAACTGGACCAACCTGCACTTATCAGAATTTCGAAACTACGACTGAGTGCACGCTGACTGATAATCTGCCCGATCTTAAAACAGAAAGCACACAGGAAGTGACTATTCCTGCAAGCTTGGCTGAGAAATGGAAAAACGAAGGACGTTACGATCAGGAAATGAAAGAATTGGATGAATTCTTTGCTCGCACAGGATATCCTCGTACACCAAAATACCACATGATTAAATGGTTGTGCGATTACATCATTCAGTTTGGAATTGATGGTTATCGCTCAGATACAGTGAAGCATACCGAAGAATCGGTTTGGGCTGATTTTCGTGTTGAGTGTGAATATGCATTTCAATTGTGGAAGAAAAATAATCCTGAAAAGGTATTGGACAATAATGAATTCTATTCGGTGGCTGAGGTATACGGATATAGTATAAGTAATAAATTTGCTTACGATTTTGGCGACAAACAAGTGAATTATTATGCCAATGGATTTACTGATTTAATCAACTTCGAATTTAAATACAACGCACTATCGAGCTACGAAGAATTGTTCTCTAAATATTCTGAAATATTAAATGGCGATTTAAAAGGTTATGGTGTTTTGAATTACTTGACTTCTCATGATGATGGTTCTCCTTTTGATCCAAAGAGAGAAAGAAGCATTGAATCGGCAAATAAATTGTTGTTGTGCCCGGGAACTTCACAAGTGTATTATGGGGATGAAACAGCCAGATCATTGATAATAGAAGGAACTGTTGGCGATGCAACCTTACGTTCGTTTATGAACTGGGGAAAAATTGAAACTGATAAGCATACACAAGCCGTATTGGCTCACTGGCAAAAGCTTGGCAAATTTCGAAGAGATCATCCGGCAGTAGGTGCAGGAATGCATAAAATGATTTCAGAATCGCCTTACGTGTTCAGCAGAACCTACAGCAATGCTGAATTGCAGGATCAGGTTTTTATTGGATTGGATTTACCAAAAGGCGAAAAAGAATTGGTAATTGCTGATTTAGAGGATGGAACCAAATTGCGGGATGCTTATTCCGGTAAGAAAACAAAAGTTGAAAATGGAAAGGTCAGCATTGATACCGAATACGATATTCTGCTTCTAGAGTTGTTGTAA
- a CDS encoding alpha-amylase family glycosyl hydrolase, with the protein MKRIYQIVLSMVVLTGMLVGCQNKPATKTVAEDVKVEKPLAWTRNANIYEVNIRQYTPEGTINAFIEHMPRLKEMGVDILWVMPVFPISEKNRKGSMGSYYAVADYRAVNPEFGTMDDLKNMVDKAHEMGMHVILDWVANHTGWDNFLINEHPEYYTRNEEGEVVIPEGTDWSDTADLNYENNDMREYMIGSLKYWIENADVDGFRCDVAGMVPTDFWEKARKDLDSIKPVFMLAEDGGHELLENAFDMGYGWDFHHIMNDIAKGEKNANDIEAFFAKVDTIFPADSYTMNFITNHDENSWNGTVKERMGEAGNTFAVLTFTMPGMPLIYSGQEAGMAKRLKFFEKDTIDWSNKTLEPFYKQLLSLKSNNKALQNGIKGGEIVRIPSDKNEEVYAFAREAEGDKVLVVLNLTADTQEITLSSEALAGDYKDYFSKEETTLSSEEKMSLKPWEYKVYTAQ; encoded by the coding sequence ATGAAACGAATTTATCAGATTGTTTTGAGCATGGTCGTGCTAACAGGAATGTTGGTAGGATGTCAAAATAAGCCAGCTACAAAAACTGTTGCTGAAGACGTAAAAGTTGAAAAACCTCTTGCATGGACCCGAAATGCAAACATCTACGAAGTAAATATTCGTCAGTACACGCCAGAAGGAACCATTAATGCATTTATTGAGCACATGCCTCGTTTAAAGGAAATGGGTGTGGATATTCTTTGGGTGATGCCAGTATTTCCTATCTCTGAGAAAAACAGAAAAGGAAGCATGGGGAGTTACTACGCTGTGGCAGATTATCGTGCGGTGAATCCTGAATTTGGAACCATGGATGATTTGAAAAACATGGTAGACAAAGCTCACGAAATGGGCATGCATGTTATTTTAGACTGGGTTGCAAACCATACAGGTTGGGATAATTTCCTGATTAACGAGCATCCTGAATATTATACCCGAAACGAAGAAGGAGAAGTAGTTATTCCTGAAGGAACAGACTGGTCGGATACTGCAGACTTGAACTACGAGAACAACGACATGCGTGAGTACATGATCGGTTCATTAAAATATTGGATTGAGAATGCTGATGTTGACGGATTCCGTTGCGATGTAGCAGGAATGGTTCCTACCGATTTTTGGGAGAAAGCACGCAAAGACTTAGATTCAATCAAGCCAGTATTTATGTTGGCTGAAGATGGCGGACACGAATTATTGGAGAATGCATTTGATATGGGTTATGGATGGGATTTCCATCACATCATGAATGATATTGCCAAAGGTGAAAAAAATGCGAATGATATTGAAGCTTTCTTTGCTAAGGTTGACACCATTTTTCCTGCTGATTCTTATACCATGAACTTTATTACCAACCACGACGAAAACTCTTGGAATGGTACCGTTAAGGAAAGAATGGGAGAGGCTGGAAATACTTTTGCAGTATTGACTTTTACCATGCCTGGAATGCCATTGATCTATAGCGGACAGGAAGCAGGAATGGCAAAGAGATTAAAATTCTTTGAGAAAGATACGATTGACTGGAGTAATAAAACATTAGAGCCTTTTTACAAGCAATTACTTAGCTTAAAAAGCAATAATAAGGCATTACAGAACGGAATTAAAGGGGGTGAGATTGTTCGAATTCCTTCCGATAAGAACGAAGAAGTATATGCTTTTGCCCGTGAGGCAGAAGGCGATAAAGTTCTTGTGGTATTGAATCTTACTGCCGATACTCAGGAAATAACTCTCTCATCGGAAGCCTTAGCAGGAGACTATAAAGACTACTTTAGCAAGGAAGAGACTACATTAAGCTCAGAAGAGAAAATGTCGTTAAAGCCTTGGGAGTACAAAGTGTATACTGCACAGTAA